The genomic interval attatgaaagaaaactggcagggaacataaaaactgactgcaaaagtttttatagatatgcgaagggaaagagattagtaaaaacaaatgtaggtccattgcagtcagaaacaggtgaattgatcatggggaacaaggacatggcagaccaattgaataactaccaggatttcgttgcttcaggtgtgatataattggaggggcaagaggtggaggtgttgcattgcttatcagggaagatatcacagcagtgctttggcaggatagattagagggctcgtctagggaggcaatttgggtggaactgagaaatgggaaaggggtagcaacacttataggggtgtattatagaccgccaaatggggagcgagaattggaagagcaaataaccatataaccatatatcaattacagcacggaaacaggccatctcgacccttccagtccgtgccgaacacgtattctcccctagtcccatacacctgcgttcagaacataaccctccattcctttcccgtccatataactatccaatttatttttaaatgataaataaaacgaacctgcctccaccaccttcactggaagctcattccacacagccaccactctctgagtaaagaagttccccctcatgttacccctaaacttctgtcccttaattctcaagtcatgtcaatATGTAAGGAGCTTGcaaatattagtagtaagcacaaggtagtgattgtgggagatttcaattttccacacatagactgggaaacacattctgtaaatgggctggatgggttggagtttgtaaaatgtgtgcaggatagttttttgcagcaatacatagaagtacctactagagaaggggcggtgctggacctcctgttaggaaattagacgggtcaggtggcagaggtatgcgttggggaacagttcgggaccagtgatcacaataccattagtttcaatataattatggagagggtcagaactggacctagggttgagatttttgattggagaaaggctaattttgaggagatgcgaaaggatttcaaaggagtaaattgggacagtttgttttatgggaaagatgtggaagagaaatggaggacatttaaaggtgacattttaagagtacagaatctttatgtccctgttcggttgaaaggaaatagtaaaaattggaaagagccatggttttcaagggaaattggacacttggttcggaaaaagagagagatctacaataattacaggcagcatggagtaaattaggtgcttgaggagtataaagaatgtaaaaagaatcttaagaaagaaattagaaaagctaaaagaagatatgaggttgctttggcaagtaaggtgaaagtaaatccaaagggtttctacagctatattaatagcaaaaggttaacgagggataaaattggtccattagagagtcagagtggacagctatctgcagagccaaaagagatgggggagatattgaacaatttattttcttcggtattcaccaaggagaaggatattgaattatgtgaggtaagggaaacaagtagagtagctatggaaactgagattcaaagaagaggaagtactgatacttttgagaaatataaaagtggataagtctccaggtcctgacaggatattccctaggacattgagggaagttagtgtagaaatagcaggggctatgacagaaatatttcaaatgtcattagaaacgggaatagtgcccgaggattggcgtactgcgcatgttgttccattgtttaaaaaggggtctaagagtaaacctagcaattatagacctgttagtttgacgtcagtggtgggcaaattaatggaaaggatacttagagataatatatataagcatctggaggatcaggaggaggagccatcttggtgaacggctgctggccagcagccgtccgtcttgaattcgttttttttaatagtttttagtgagtcctgtttttttgtttgtaggggatatggtcttttaatgtggggggtaggtgttactttatttataggtccctacctggtcggtgtggcagccttttttccgggctgcccgtcgacccgtcctcgtggcctaccagcgggcttggagcgccgtttcttggcgggaaccacccagcacctcggcctgggtggcggcacagcattggagcgctggagcggagcggagcgggcgatgccttgcctgggtcgccgcgctggagctctggcgagctggaccgccatgagcaacatctccgggctgcgggtttgcggagcggagaggcggcgtgcggagagacggcgtgcgtagaggcggcaaggcggcagtgcggagagcgggcgccgactttttcatctggagcctgggagctccaaaccggcgcggccttgtcggcttcggcagccgcgggctccaaccaagaagcggccgttccaagtggcccagccgccgaaaggactctcccgacgccggggcaagaccacccggtgagaacggccagggacatcgggcctccgtagaggcaattgcggtggcctcaataggcctgactttggggtgaacatggggtggggactggacattgtgccttcctccacagtgctatccactgtggggggatgattttttttgtcaaattgtagtcctgtaggtctgtgtccaagatggctgccgtgaagagagagtggacgctggcgcgctttggctgccgctgctctcttttcacactgtgtttttgattttctgtttttggattgaattctgtttttaatttgtgtcactgtgatgtctttaattacttgtttaattccgattatatgtttttattccgattactatgtaaggtgtccttgagatgtatgaaaggcgcccattaaataaaatttattattattattattatctggataaacagggactgattaggaacagtcaacatggatttgtgcctggaaggtcatgtttgactaatcttcttgaattttttgaagaggttactagggaaattgacgagggtaaagcagtggatgttgtctatatggacttcagtaaggcctttgacaaggttcctcatggaaggttggttaagaaggttcaattgttgggtattaatggtggagtagcaagatggattcaacagtggctgaatgggagatgccagagagtaatggtggatggttgtttgtcaggttggaggccagtgactagtggggtgccacagggatctgtgttgggtccactgttgtttgtcatgtacatcaatgatctggatgatggtgtggtaaattggattagtaagtatgcagatgatactgagATAGATGGGGTTgtagataatgaagtagattttcaaagtctacagagagatttatgccagttggaagagtgggctgaaagatggcagatgtagtttaatgctgataagtgtgaggtgctacatcttggcaggacaaatcaaaataggacgtacatggtaaatggtagggaattgaagaatgcaggtgaacagagggatctgggaataactgtgcacagttccctgaaagtggaatctcatgtagatagggtggtaaagaaagcttttggtgtgctggcctttataaatcagagcattgagtatagaagttgggatgtaatgttaaaattgtacaaggcattggtgaggccacttctggagtatggtgtacaattttggtcgcctaattataggaaggatgtcaacaaaatagagagagtacagaggagatttagtagaatgttgcctgggtttcagcaactaagttacagagaaaggttgaacaagttagggctttattctttggagcgcagaaggttaaggggggacttgatagaggtctttaaaatgatgagagggatagacgtggataagcttttcccactgagagtagggaagattcaaacaaggggacatgacttgagaattaagggacagaagtttaggggtaacatgagggggaacttctttactcagagagtggtggctgtgtggaatgagcttccagtgaagatggtggaggcaggttcgtttttatcatttaaaaataaattggttagttatatggacgggaaaggaatggagggttatggtctgagcataggtatatgggactaggggagaatacgtgttcggcacggactagaagggtcgagatggcctgtttccgtgctgaaattgttatatggttatatggttctgtcttcactaaggaagacttaaatagtctgccggaaatagcaggggaccggggtcaaatgagatggaggaactgagtgaaatccaggttagccgggaagtggtgttaagtaaattgaatggattaaaggtcgataaattCTCAGGGCCAGAtatgctgcatcccagagtacctaaggaagtagccccagaaatagtggatgcattagtgataatttttcaaaactctttagattttggagtagttcctgaggattggagggtgccTAACGtaaacccactttttaaaaagggagggagagagaaaacggggaattacagaccagttagtctatcatcggtagtggggaaactgctagtcagttattaaagatgggataggagcacatttggaaagtggtgaaatcattggacaaagtcagcatgcatttatgaaaggtaaatcatgtctgacgaatcttatagaatttttcgaggatgtaactagtagagtggatcagggagaaccagtggatgttatATCTGCACttgcagaaggctttcgacaaggtcccatataagagattagtatacaaacttaaagcacacagtattgggggttcagtattgatgtgaatagagaactggctggcagacaggaagcaaagagtaggagcaaatgggtccttttcacaatggcaggcagtgactagtggggtaccgcaaggctcagcgctgggaccccagctatttacaatatatattattgatttggacgagggaattaaatgcaacatctccaagtttgcggatgacacgaagctggggggcactgttagctgtgaggaggatgctaggaggctgcaagatgacttggataggctgggtaagtgggcaaatgcatgccagatgcagtataatgtggataaattaagAGGAGCCATTGCAAAAAATAGGGTTGTACGCTTTAGAAATTAGAAGGTCACGAGGTGAGATAATTAAAGGCTTTATAGaggaaatgattgggaagaaagaaGTAATTTTCACTAATTGTAGATTCCAAGCCTGACATTTAGTGCCAGATCGTTCAGCAGAGGAGTCAGGAAACATTTATACACACAGACTGGGTTCCAGTGGCATCAGGCCACCAACGTTTACTGGCCAAGGAAATTCAGGAGAAAGGTGCTCTGGTGGGTGGCGGTTGCCAAGGTCCTGGTCATTGGAGCTGAGGGTATTGACGGGTCACATCAGCCACGGTTTCAttgtagacgcaaggaactgcagatgctggctgtcaaaaatagacacaacatgctggagtaactcagcgagtcaggcagcatctctggagaatatggctaATATGTTTTGGGTTCAACCTTTCTTTTAATTGATTGTAATTCTctggttacagagaaaggttgaacaagttagggctttattctttggagcgcagaaggttaaggggggacttgatagaggtttttaaaatgatgagagggatagacagagttgacgtggaaaagcttttcccactgagagtagggaagattcaaacaaggggacatgacttgagaattaagggactgaagtttaggggtaacatgagggggaacttctttactcagagagtggtagctgtgtggaatgagcttccagtgaaggtggtggaggcaggttcgtttttatcatttaaaaataaattggatagttatatggatgggaagggaatggagggttatggtctgagcgcaggtatatgggactaggggagattatgtgttcggcacggactagaggggtcgagatggcctgtttctgtgctgtaattgttatatggttattatatggtaatAGGGgagaggaagctggaagagaggtgggggcaggacaaagcctggtaagtgataggtggacacaggtgagaggggtttgattggcagatgcgtggacaaaggccggagatgaTAAAGAGACGAAAGGCTGTGAGATACAGAGAAGAGTCGTGAAAGGTGAAGCCCGAGGAAGGGATATCGGTGGAAAAGGGGGAGGGGACGGATTGTGGAAGAAATGTGAACATTGTGTGCACAACAGGGTTAACTGATCTGATTCAAAACTCCCAACTGTGTGCACGTTGTAATGTAGAGTGCAGTTCACATGTAAATATTCTGGTAGTGTAACatgggtggtgcagcagtagagttgctgccttaccgcgaatgcagtgccggtgacccgggtttaatcccaactacgggtacggtctgtacggagtttatacgttctccccgtgaaccagcgcgggttttctccgagatctttggtttcctctcacactccaaagatgtacgggtttgcaggttaattggcttggtataattgtaaattgtccccagtgtgtgtagaatagtgttaatatgatgggatcgctggtcggcgcggacacggtgggcctaagggcctgttttcatgctgtatctctaaactacattaaactaaactaaatgtacaaGTATTATTGGCAGATGACTAATACAATTGCTATTAGCTGAGTGTAGCAGGTTAGTTTTGGTAGCGGTATTTTAGTGTGGGAGACAGGTGGGACAGTAACACTTACCCTGAGTATCTAAGTACTTGTGTTGCTGGGCTGCCGTGGACCCACCTGGCCCACCAGCCTGGGTGCAGCCACCATCCTCAGTGGTTTCCAGACCCACAAGGAGGGCCATCATGTCGACCAGCGTCTGGCCCTTGCCTCCTGCCCTCACGTCCTTGCCAACACACAGCACTGACAGGCGACTGAAGGACTGCAGCTGCCCGATGTTTGCACGCAGGAAATGGAGGATGACGTTGAGGTCGTTCAGGGCGCAGCCCAGCATCTTCTTACTGACCAGGTCAAAGGCTGGCAACATCTGGTACACGGCCAGAAACTTCTTGTCCCAGGAACAGAGTTGCAGAAGGTTGTGAATGATCATGGGCACCAAGAGGACGTAAACAGTGCCGTTGACCACACTGATCATCTTGAATATAGTCAGCGAGGTCAGTTTGCACTGAATCACAGCGGGAACATCAGGGTCACTGGTCAGCAGTCCCGATTTAATGGAGCAACTGAACTGGTCCAGgaaaaacacgggcaggtggcagTAGATGAGGTAGAGGCATGCGGCCGCGATGAACAGCAGCAGGAGCAGCTGCCGCATGTAGTACATGCACACGTAGTAATACGACCCATTCTTGCAGGCGAGGTAACGCTGGAGCAGCGGGAACTGTAGCAACTTCTCCCTGCGAGCCCTTCCAACACAAAATGAACCAAGTAAGACACGGTCCGCTTGAAACTGGGAAGAGCAAGTGAATGAAGTGTTGGTGGAggagaccagtgaccacagttcgattaggtttatatagttatggatagggacagagagggccaacgtgttaaaatgctcaattgAGGCAagtccaactttgagggtatgagagaaggtctcactcAAGATGACTGGAACAGGTTATTTGAGgagaaaggaacatcagccaagtgggatgtttttaaaagtgtgctgacaaaagctcagggtatgtacgtccccgttagagtgaaggacaaAGCAGGTAAACGTAAGgcggcttggctgacgagggaaattgaggcattggtcaaaaacaagaaggatgcatgggacaggtatagactGCTGggttcaagtgcatccctggcagagtttcgggagctaaggagtaaactggaaaaggagatcagaagggcaaaaaggggccaggggatagctctggcgggttgcattaaggataatcccaagagtttttataaatacataagggcggaaagggtaactagagagagagtgggacccttTAGGAAccaaagtggtcacctctgtggAGCCACAGGTCAagttcctctgtatttaccgaggagaaagacaggaggatggaggaacatggggcagtcaatggaagtgtcttgggagcagtcagtgttaccgtcaaagaggtgctgaaggtactatcatgtACGAAGCTAGACAAATCTCAaatgcctgatcagatatatccgaggacattgcgggaaaccagGGAGtaaattgtgggagccctggttaAAATTTACGAAACGTCTTTaactacaggagaggtgccagaagactgcagggtggcaaatgttgtacctttattcaagaagggctgcaaggaaaatgctgggaactactgTATAAGCCAGtgaacttaacatctgtagttggaaagttatttgagagtattctgagggataggttatacaggcatttagacagactagggctgattagtttagtttagtttaggagtaccaaggcacagtgaaaatcttttattgcgtgctatccagttagaagaaagacaatacatgattacaatcaagccatttgtattagcgaataatgtttagtgcaaggtaaagtcagcaaagtccgatcaaggatagtccgagaatcaccaaaaggtagatagtagttcagcactgctctctggttgtggtaggatgattcagttgcctgataacagccagcatgactttgtacgtgggaggtcgtgtctcacaaatctgattgagttttttgaagacttgACCAAAAAGGTTCCCCATGAagacagagctgtagatgttgtgtacatggactttagcaaagcattagacaaggttctgcatggtagattgctctggaaggttagatcacatgggattcaaggagagatagctgaatagatagaaaattggcttcatgaaaggaagcatagggtgatggtggaaggttgcttgttgggctggaggcctgtgacaagtggtgtgcctcagggttcgatgctgggcccGTTATTGTTTGGCATCTCATTTTGTACACGGCAAgatctgcaaatttgcagatgatacaaaagtaagtggttttgcagatagtgaagaaatatttacagcagggtcttgatcgattggccaggtgggctgaggaatggtcgatggaatttaatacagagaaatgtgaggcatTGTATTTtgtgaagtctaacatgggcaggacctacacactgaatggtcgggctctgggTACAAAACTCCACTGTGCAGTTCCACTTCAGCTGGTTACAAGCCTGGGTCACGCAGACTGTGGAGTTTTGGGGATTAGTGTTGGAAAGCAAAAAATCATTGGTATATCTGGGAAAAGCCACCGCTTCTCTATAATTACATGAATCATCTCGATATTCTAGCGCTCCAGTCTGTCCATGAAAAACATTGCAAAAGTAAACGATCTGTCTCCACTGAGGAGGCACAGAGAGAAGGGTAGAGGTACCGTGAGGTCCTGCATACCTTGATAGAACCATTTTGGTTCTCTAACCTTTTAGAACGATGACACAGactgacaaacatgccccattacCAGAAACCCCACTGTCTCTATGGCACAGTCATTCATCACAgacatgtccttcagcccaccctgtTTCTGCCAACCATTAGGTGTCCATCTGtactaattttagttttagagatgcagtgtggaaacgggccgttcggcccaccgagtccacgcggaccagtgattcccgcacattaacactcgggatacacacaaggaacaatttacactttagcctagccaattaacctacaaacctgtacgcctttggagtgtgggaggaaaccgaacaactCGGacccacagtcacggggagaacgtacaaactccgtacagcagcacctgtagtcggaatctggtctctggcactgcaagcgctgtaaggcggcaactaccgctgcgcagcagtagagttgctgccgtacagcgttagagacacgggttcgatcctgactacaggtgctgtctgtacagagtatgtatgttctccctgtgactgcatgggttttctccaggatctccattttcctcccacactccaaagacgtacaggttgcaggctgttgtaggaaggaactgcagatgctggtttaaacccaagatagacacaaaatgctggagtaactcagcaagacaggcaacatctccggatagaaggaatgggtgacgtttcaggtcgagacccttcttcagactgaatcagggaagagggagatacagagataaggaaatgtaaggtgtgaaaatgagacaaaggggatggaggtcaaagaacatgtagaatagatcattgttagctaggaaaaTGTAACAGTACAGTCGATGCCACCTGTTTCTCTCGGTGttcaaatatttttgattaaaaaacaaaaaaaagctggttaccaacctCACAGAACTGTGCATCCTTTTGCAACTGGATGTTCAACAGAGTACTACCAATTGACAGCAACACTTCCTCTTTGATAACCatcagcacctcaaggctgtgtgttcaCCCCCTGCTctacccatgactgtgcagctGGACACAGCTTCAACTCCACCTTCAAATTTGCTGTTGGACAAATGACGGGTGTTGATCAGTCAGAGTGCAGGAGAGaggtctgattgaatggtgccagaacaacacccttgctctcaatgtcagcaagatgatgaTACTGATTCTCGACTTTAGAAGAGGGAAGCCGAGGATCCGCAAACATTTCTTCTCCACAAGGTCGGCGGTGGAGAGAATCAACTAGATCCTGGGTGTGCCTATCTTTGAAGATCTGCCCTGGACCCAGCactttgatgcaatcataaacaaggcccatcaacacctctacttcctggggAGATTTGGTGTGtcaatgaatactctcttgatcttctacaggtgcacagtagagggcatacagactggttgcatcatggcctggtttggtaacTCGATCAGCCAAGAATAAAGGAGATTACAAGTgtggtccatcacaggcactgacCATCGAAATGATCTACAGGAGGCTCTGCCTCAAacaggcagccggcatcatcagagacccacactaccctggccacactcgcatttcactcctgccatcaggaagaaggtagaggAGTCTGAAACAGATAGTGTCTTTCTAAAGAATTCTTCAATCAGGCCCTTGAACAGTACAAACTAAATAAACTATGAAGTATAGACTGTCTTTGGTTGTACTAAGGACAGGATGTTTTTGCACTAGCATTGGGTTATTCATTTatagaaatatttttttattatatgttatctatgagtactgtgtttacaggcctgtaatgctgctgccagtaagaatgtcattgttctgtcgaCGTTACATATGATCATTAACCACTTGACTGTATCCGTGATCTGCTGCTCCGTAACTTTCAATCAACAACTCTTGCATTTATTCTCCATCAGTAACAAGTTTTCCATTCACTCCCTTTATCAATGATTCTGTATTTTATACACTCTCTGTATCATTAATTTGCTGTTATattc from Amblyraja radiata isolate CabotCenter1 chromosome 33, sAmbRad1.1.pri, whole genome shotgun sequence carries:
- the panx3 gene encoding pannexin-3: MSVAGIATEFILSDSLIREEHDSRAKGLRLELPTDRMIKFISVGLPLLLVSAALAKEISLRSQITCFPPRNFSLKQANYVDLYCWETLLHYQLHPHNNMQTSLWIHKVFPYSLLAIGMTMYLPSLIWKVFVTPLLTADLLFIIDELDKAYNRSIKVAQLILKKYENNPNAKALIQEELDRARREKLLQFPLLQRYLACKNGSYYYVCMYYMRQLLLLLFIAAACLYLIYCHLPVFFLDQFSCSIKSGLLTSDPDVPAVIQCKLTSLTIFKMISVVNGTVYVLLVPMIIHNLLQLCSWDKKFLAVYQMLPAFDLVSKKMLGCALNDLNVILHFLRANIGQLQSFSRLSVLCVGKDVRAGGKGQTLVDMMALLVGLETTEDGGCTQAGGPGGSTAAQQHKYLDTQGHFHTREDWSCTGPQGSSSC